In Rahnella variigena, one DNA window encodes the following:
- the add gene encoding adenosine deaminase, whose amino-acid sequence MIDTRLPLTDIHRHLDGNIRAQTILDLGRQFNLTLPANELEALRPHVQVMHTEPDLVSFLQKLDWGVKVLGDLDACRRIAKENVEDAARAGLHYTELRFSPYYMAMNHKLPVAGVVEAVIEGIREGQQHHDIDVRLIGILSRTFGEDACLQELEGLLAHRDSITALDLAGDELGFPGSLFLSHFNRARDAGWRITVHAGEAAGPESIWQAIRELGAERIGHGVKAAQDPELMDFLAKHQIGIESCLTSNIQTSTVGSFENHPLAVFLRHGVLASINTDDPAVQGIEIANEYNVAAPAAGLTQEEIRQAQKNGLTMAFLTETEKQAIRDKVSA is encoded by the coding sequence ATGATCGACACACGCCTTCCCCTGACCGATATTCACCGCCACCTTGATGGCAACATCCGCGCTCAAACCATTCTTGATTTAGGCCGTCAGTTTAATCTGACCTTGCCTGCCAATGAACTCGAAGCCCTGCGCCCGCACGTGCAGGTGATGCATACCGAGCCGGATCTGGTGAGTTTTCTGCAAAAACTCGACTGGGGCGTCAAAGTGCTGGGCGATCTGGATGCCTGCCGCCGTATTGCTAAAGAGAACGTTGAAGATGCCGCGCGTGCCGGTCTGCATTACACCGAACTGCGTTTCTCCCCTTACTACATGGCGATGAACCACAAACTGCCGGTGGCGGGCGTGGTGGAAGCGGTGATTGAAGGGATCCGTGAGGGTCAGCAACATCATGATATCGATGTGCGTCTGATCGGCATTCTGAGCCGTACTTTTGGTGAAGACGCCTGTCTGCAGGAACTGGAAGGTCTGCTGGCGCACCGCGATAGCATTACCGCGCTGGATCTGGCCGGTGATGAACTGGGCTTCCCCGGCAGCTTGTTCCTCAGCCACTTTAACCGCGCACGTGACGCGGGCTGGCGCATTACCGTTCATGCCGGTGAAGCGGCAGGTCCGGAAAGCATCTGGCAGGCTATCCGTGAACTGGGTGCAGAACGTATCGGCCACGGCGTGAAAGCGGCGCAAGACCCTGAACTGATGGACTTCCTGGCGAAGCATCAGATTGGTATCGAATCCTGTCTGACTTCTAACATTCAGACCAGCACCGTCGGCTCTTTCGAAAACCACCCGCTGGCAGTATTCCTGCGCCACGGCGTGCTGGCGTCTATCAATACCGATGACCCGGCGGTTCAGGGTATTGAGATTGCCAACGAATATAACGTTGCCGCGCCAGCTGCTGGTCTGACTCAGGAAGAAATCCGTCAGGCGCAAAAGAATGGCCTGACTATGGCGTTCCTGACTGAAACTGAGAAACAGGCAATTCGCGATAAAGTGTCCGCGTAA
- a CDS encoding MalY/PatB family protein yields MSSASFDFDTVTDRHGTWCTQWDYVADRFGSADLLPFTISDMDFPAAPCILDALQKRLQHGVLGYSRWHHDDFLGAVAHWYQQRFNSQIDTDMVVYGPSVIYMVAQLIRQWSQPGDGVVTFTPAYDAFFKVVDGNQRQMLACPLIKNGNDWSLNAEHLESLLAQPACSLLLLCSPHNPTGKVWTREELTLIAELCERHNVRVISDEIHMDMVWGENQHTPWNEVARGEWALLTSGSKSFNIPALTGAYGLISHKAQRETYLHQLKACDGLSSPAVLAVHAHVAAYHHGEPWLDALREYLQANLLYVADQLNAAFPQLNWQPPQSTYLAWIDLRPLGLEDKQLQKELIEQQKVAIMPGYTYGEEGNGFLRLNVGCPRSKVEAGVQALIRAIKNLQQ; encoded by the coding sequence ATGTCCTCAGCTTCTTTTGATTTCGATACCGTGACCGATCGTCATGGCACCTGGTGTACTCAGTGGGATTATGTCGCCGACCGTTTTGGCAGCGCCGACCTGTTGCCCTTTACCATCTCAGACATGGATTTCCCCGCCGCGCCGTGCATTCTTGATGCGCTGCAAAAACGCCTGCAACACGGCGTTCTCGGTTACAGCCGCTGGCATCATGACGATTTCCTCGGCGCGGTGGCGCACTGGTATCAGCAGCGTTTTAACAGCCAGATTGACACTGACATGGTGGTGTATGGCCCGTCAGTGATTTATATGGTTGCGCAACTTATCCGCCAGTGGAGCCAGCCGGGTGACGGCGTGGTGACATTTACGCCCGCCTATGACGCATTCTTCAAAGTAGTGGATGGCAATCAGCGCCAGATGCTGGCCTGTCCGCTGATCAAAAACGGTAACGACTGGTCGCTGAATGCTGAACATCTGGAAAGCCTGCTGGCGCAACCGGCCTGCTCCTTGCTGTTACTGTGCAGCCCGCACAATCCGACCGGTAAAGTCTGGACGCGCGAAGAACTGACGCTGATCGCTGAGCTGTGTGAACGTCACAACGTGCGGGTGATCAGTGATGAAATCCACATGGATATGGTCTGGGGCGAAAATCAGCATACGCCGTGGAATGAAGTTGCGCGCGGTGAATGGGCATTACTGACGTCAGGCTCGAAAAGCTTCAACATCCCTGCGCTGACCGGCGCTTACGGGCTGATCAGCCACAAGGCACAGCGCGAAACTTACCTGCATCAGCTGAAAGCCTGCGACGGGTTATCGTCTCCGGCGGTGCTGGCGGTTCACGCCCACGTGGCAGCGTATCACCACGGTGAACCCTGGCTGGATGCGTTACGTGAATACCTGCAAGCCAACCTGCTTTACGTCGCAGACCAGCTGAATGCCGCATTCCCGCAGCTGAACTGGCAACCACCGCAGTCTACCTATCTGGCGTGGATTGATTTACGTCCGCTGGGACTTGAGGATAAACAGCTGCAAAAAGAGCTGATCGAACAACAAAAAGTCGCGATCATGCCGGGTTATACCTACGGCGAAGAAGGCAACGGCTTCCTGCGCCTGAACGTTGGCTGCCCGCGTTCGAAGGTGGAAGCCGGTGTACAGGCTTTGATCCGCGCAATAAAAAACTTGCAGCAATAA
- the malX gene encoding maltose/glucose-specific PTS transporter subunit IIBC, producing MPATKKQKITLWEFFQSLGKTFMLPVALLSFCGIMLGIGSSLSSHDVVTLLPALGNPILQLIFVWMSKVGSFAFSFLPVMFAIAIPLGMARENKGVAAFSGFVGFAVLNLAINFFLTANGTLPTVDPAVLKANNIQMILGIQSIDTGILGAVIVGIIVYILHERYNTIRLPDALAFFGGTRFVPIVTTVVLGLVGLIIPLIWPFFAAGINGLGRLIQGAGVFGPMIFGSGERLLLPFGLHHILVALIRFTEAGGTLDVCGREVSGALTIFQAQLSCPTTHGFSESATQFLSQGKMPAFLGGLPGAALAMYHCAKPENRHKIKGLLISGVVACVVGGTTEPIEFLFLFVAPVLYVIHALLTGLGFTIMSVLGVTIGNTDGNIIDFVVFGILHGTATKWYLVPLVAAIWFAAYYAIFRFSIMRFNIKTPGRESENMPAAAAVPSSSKSGYNVPVILSALGGAGNIVSLDNCITRLRLSVADMSLVDDATLKANRAIGVVHLNEHNLQVVIGPQVQSVKDELDYLIRTAASHSAPEPVTA from the coding sequence ATGCCTGCCACTAAAAAACAAAAAATTACACTTTGGGAATTTTTCCAAAGCTTAGGGAAAACCTTCATGTTGCCGGTCGCCTTGCTGTCCTTCTGCGGCATCATGCTGGGTATCGGCAGTTCATTAAGCAGTCACGACGTGGTTACGTTGTTGCCTGCTTTAGGTAATCCCATTCTCCAGCTGATTTTCGTCTGGATGAGCAAAGTCGGTTCGTTCGCGTTCAGCTTCCTGCCGGTGATGTTCGCTATCGCTATCCCGCTGGGCATGGCGCGTGAAAACAAAGGTGTCGCCGCGTTCTCCGGCTTCGTCGGTTTCGCAGTGCTGAACCTGGCGATCAACTTCTTCCTCACTGCTAACGGCACGTTGCCGACAGTGGATCCGGCGGTTCTGAAAGCCAACAACATTCAGATGATCCTCGGGATCCAGTCTATCGACACCGGTATTCTGGGCGCGGTCATCGTCGGTATCATCGTTTACATCCTGCATGAACGTTACAACACCATCCGTCTGCCGGATGCACTGGCGTTCTTCGGCGGTACCCGTTTCGTCCCTATCGTGACGACCGTGGTGCTGGGTCTGGTTGGTTTGATTATCCCGCTGATTTGGCCTTTCTTCGCCGCAGGGATCAACGGTCTTGGCCGTCTGATCCAGGGCGCGGGCGTGTTTGGTCCGATGATCTTCGGTTCCGGTGAACGTCTGCTGTTACCTTTCGGTCTGCATCACATTCTGGTTGCGCTGATCCGCTTCACTGAAGCAGGCGGCACGCTAGATGTTTGTGGTCGCGAAGTAAGCGGCGCACTGACTATCTTCCAGGCGCAGCTTTCCTGCCCGACCACTCACGGTTTCTCTGAAAGCGCGACGCAGTTCCTGTCTCAGGGTAAAATGCCAGCCTTCCTCGGCGGCTTACCGGGTGCGGCACTGGCGATGTACCACTGCGCGAAACCAGAAAACCGTCATAAAATTAAAGGCCTGCTGATTTCCGGCGTAGTAGCTTGTGTGGTTGGCGGTACGACTGAACCGATCGAATTCCTGTTCCTGTTCGTGGCACCGGTTCTGTATGTTATCCACGCACTGCTGACCGGTCTGGGCTTCACGATCATGTCGGTTCTGGGTGTAACCATCGGTAATACTGATGGCAACATCATCGATTTCGTGGTCTTCGGTATCCTGCACGGTACAGCGACCAAATGGTATCTGGTGCCGCTGGTGGCTGCTATCTGGTTCGCGGCTTACTACGCAATCTTCCGCTTCTCCATCATGCGCTTTAACATTAAAACGCCGGGTCGTGAATCTGAGAATATGCCAGCCGCAGCAGCCGTACCGTCTTCCAGCAAATCTGGCTACAACGTGCCGGTTATTCTGAGCGCGCTGGGCGGTGCCGGTAACATCGTTTCACTGGATAACTGCATCACGCGTCTGCGTCTTTCGGTTGCGGATATGTCACTGGTTGACGATGCTACGCTGAAAGCTAACCGTGCGATTGGTGTCGTGCATCTTAACGAGCACAACCTGCAAGTGGTTATCGGCCCGCAGGTGCAGTCGGTGAAAGATGAGCTGGATTACCTGATCCGCACCGCGGCCAGTCACAGCGCACCGGAACCGGTCACCGCGTAA